Below is a genomic region from Catenuloplanes atrovinosus.
GATCGGCGAGGGCCTGGTGCACCACCAGGGCCACACCGCGGCCTAGGACCGCAGCGGCGGTCCCGTTCCGGCGCGAGCCGTGTCGGTGCGGGAAGCGCGTCGACGTCCGGCTCGACGGGCCTCAGTGCGTCGCGGGATTCGCGGCGTTCCTGGGTACCTCGTCCGCTCGCCGGCGTGCGTGCAGCCGCGTTATGGCCTCCCGTACGGCGGCCACCTCGACCCGCTGGTGCACGCGAACCTTGCCGATGCGCTCGGGCACCGGAAGGTTCAGAACGCCCCCTCGCTGCCGGCTGACGGCGTCCATCGCGTCGATGACCAGGTCTGGCTGGATGAGCTCATGGCATACCGGCGAGCCGACGCTCCGGATGACGGCGTGGATCCGATCGCGTTCGCTCGGCGGCAGCAGGCTCAGCACGGTCGAGTACTCGGCCATCAGGGCGATGTCGATGCCCACCGCGATCCCGTGTGGCAGCAGGCCCTGCATCTCCAGCGGCGTCGCCAGCAGGTGGCCGAGGTCGACCTGCCGGTTGAGTTGATGCTCCCGCAGGTTGGGCTGGAGATGCCGCAGCATCGAGGTGATGGACAGCCGTGTCACGGTGAGCGATGACGCGCTCTGGAACCCCGTCTCGAGCATCTCCTGGGCGGAGCGTTCGAGGTTCTCCCAGAGCGCCCCTCCGTCGATGACGGCCATCTTCATGATCTCCATGAGCCCGGCGCGGAGCGTGTCTGCCGAGCACCCTTGGATCAGTGCGAGGTCGAGGCCCACGTACAGCGGCGCGAAGTAGACGCCGACGCTGTTCTTCTTCCGGCCGCGGTTGAGTGCCCCCTTGACCCCGATGCTGGCGTCGACGTACGCGGTCGGCGTGGTCGGGATGATCGCCAGCGGCATGCCCTTCCAGACCCAGGCCGCGACGCACCTACCCAGATCGGCGACGGCGCCGCCGCCGACCACGACGACGAGGTCGCGGCGCTTCGCGTTCGCCTGTACGGCGTCGGCGAGGCGATGAAGCTCGTCCGTGCTCTTGCAGCCCTCACCGCCGTCCACGACGTACAGCCAATTGTGCACGCCCGCGTCGGTGAGTTCCTGGGCCAGCGCGCGTCCGTACTTCTCGGCGCCGGAGTCGACGATGAGGTGCTGACGCGGGGACAGTGCCGCGATATCCCCACGGCGCAGCAGGCCGGGCCGCTCGTGGATGGTGTACTGCATGCCTTCGCCGCGGTGGCGCACGCACCACTCGTACTCGGCACCGCGGCGGAGGTGGACGCCGTCCGGCCCGCGAACGGGAGATCCGAACTGGCTCACGTGCGGGCTCGATGATCGGCGGGGCCAGGTGAGTCCCATGATTCTCGCGCTCAGCGTCATCGAGCGGTGGCCCAGGTCTCGAGCAGTTCGCGCATGCGCTCGCCGAGCGCGGTCGCCGCCCCGGCCTCGAACCAGCGGTCCTTGACCGAGATGCGGACCTGGAGACCCGCGTCGGACTCCGCGCCGTGCACCACGACGGTCCGGTAGCCCCAACCGTCCGACATCGGCAGCTCCGTCATGGTCAGGCCGGGCACCGGCTCCGCGGGAAAACGCTGCTCCAGCGTGGCACCGGGGTTGAACGCCGCCGTGGGATGCGGGCTCGGCCTGCCGAACTGCTCCGGAGCCATGCGGTTGATCAATACGCCGAGCGACACCTGGGAGAAGTCCAGCGCGGTGGCGAAGGCCTCACCGAAACCGGCTATGAACGCGGGCCGGCGGACGTCGTCGGCGTGGGTCGCCACCACGACGTTGTCCGCCAGCCAGCCCTGGGTCCGGTGCAGTGATCGGCTCGGGCGATTGGCCACCGCCAGGGTGGTGCCGACGTCCTCCGCACCGGTGAGCTCATGCAGGGCACCGGCGAGCGCCGCGTGGGCCAGGACCGAGGGGGTCAGGCCACGCAGCATCCCGGTTCCCTGCAGCCGAGCGAAGGTGTCGGCGTCCACGGTGAAGCGATGGCGGTGAACCCGGGCGTAGTTGGCGCCGCTGAAGCGTTGCCCCGGGATCGGTGCGGGCGGCTGCGGGCCGATCGGCTTCAGCATCGCGATCCGCTGCTCCACCGTCTCCACTCCGGCGGGTGTCTCCAGCCACGCGTTCTCCTGCTCCACCAGATCCGGGAAGGTGACCCGGATCGGCGGCAGGGTCACGTGCGGATCGCGGTAGAGACTCCACAGCTCGACGATGAGGATGTGAGCGCTCCACGCGTCGCAGGCGATGTGGTCGGCGGCCATGCCCAGCAGGGTCGTCGAGTCGTCGACCGGGATCGCGTGCAACCTCGCCAGCGGCCCGCGCGTGAGGTCGAACGGTGCGCGCAGCACCGTGGCCAGTTCATCCGTCGCATGCTGTGGCGTCCTGGAGGAAGCGGGGAGCCGTGACAGGGTGAGCGCGGTGCGTACCGGCTCCTCGATGTGCCAGTGGTCGTTGGCGAGGTCGAAGGAACTGCCGAGCACCGGGTGGCGACGTTGGAGGAGGTCCCATGCGTCCGCCAGGCGGGCCAGGTCGAGTTCGCCGTCCACCCGTACCGCCCACATGACCTGGTCCGGGTTCACCAGGCGGTCCTCGGCCTGTTCGTTGCGGATCATGCCGAGGCGGTGCAGCATCTTCAGGGAGGGGCGGCGCGATGACCGGGGCATCAGGACCTCTCGGTGGTCACGGCGCTGTCGGCGCCGGATGGCAGGGCGAACAGGGCCGGGTCGATGACCGCGGCGGCCAGGTCGGCCAGGACGGGTCGTCGCAGCACACCGGAGGCCGGCATCTCCAGGCCCGCTCTGCGGGACTCCGTCGCCGCCTCGAGCGCCAGCAGCGAGTCGCCCCCGAGCTCGAAGAAGTCGTCAGTGTCGGCGATGTCGTCCGGCACCAACGCGAGGGTTTCCGCCCATACCGCGCGCAATGCGGCTATCCGGGCGCTGAGCTCAGGGTGTGGCATCGTTCCTGGCCTTCCGCGACGAGTATCCGCAGCTCACACATTCCCACGTGCACTGGTATCGGTGAGCGTCGTGAACGTGTCGCCCCGGAACGCGCCGTTGCCGCCGGGGCGGAAAGGTTGGGTCGGTCCCTGCCGCCGGCAGGGTGAGGTGGCGCTTATCGCGCATGGCAGTGGCAGTGAGATTCGGCCCAGGGGGCACCGCATCTGGTTTGCAGATGCTCAGCACTCTACAGTGGTCGGACGATCGTGCCTAGCGTCATCGTGGTGACGGATGCCAATGTTGCGCTTCCGGCGCTATCGATTTCAACCTATGCTGCTGACTGCGGCGAAGCCCGAGCATCGTGCGCTCCACCCCGGGTGACGTGACCGCTGGGGCCGACGCGGCACGCCATCGGGCGGTGGCGCCGGCCGGTGGGGCGAGGGTCGCGCCGTGGTGCCGGACGCCTCGTCGGACCGAGTCGACGGTGCAAAACCGCTGCTCGGAAGCCTGATGACGTGGATGGGGCGGATGCGGGCCGGTGCCCGCCCCTGATGTCCGCATCCGTGGCCACATCGCCGGTGGTCATTGCATTCGCCCTGATCCGGCGCCGCGGCCACCAGCCGGCCGATGTGGTGTTCGGCCTGCTCGGCGACCTATTAGTGGAGTCCGCCGGATGGGCATTGTGGGGCCTGTAGCGCCCTTGACGGCAAGAAAGGGAAGTTGCTACGTTCCTTTCGCGAGGCCTGCGGTGGCACTTGTGTGGGCGGGGCGCGACGATCGACGGGGCGGTGTGGCGAATCGTGCTTCCCTTTGAATCCTAGTCGCTGTGCCACCCCGTTCGGTGCCTTGAATTTTGCTATTACGTCCATTCTTCTAATGGCGGCCGAGGAATGCTGTGCCCGGCGCGGCCGTCCTTCACTCGCGCTTTGTCTCCATTGGTCGATGTGGCGAACCGACGCGTCGGTATCTTCGCCGCGGTAGGAGAGAGGAACATGGTGCCCCCGAACCCTGGTAATCCCGGTCCGGATCGCAACGAGGCCGAATTCGAGCGCAGGCTCGCGGACGCGTTCCGAACCGGCCTCGATCTGCCGTCCGGCATCGATGTCACGACGCTGGCGTTCGGTCAGCACCGCAACTGGGACTCCCTCGGCCACATGTCGCTGATCGTGGCGCTGGAACAGGAGTTCGGCATCAGGCTCGTGGACGACGGGGTCCTCGACATCGACACCTATGCGACGGCCGCGAGCGCCGTGCGATCCGAGCTGCACCGGAGCGCCTGACGGCGCACCGCGATTGTGCAGCGTCCGTCGAGAGGCCGAGGAGTGTCGATGCAGGATGACGGTTCACAGCTCACCGCGACAATGCCGCCGCGAGGCGACATCGCGATGGTGGCCACACGCAGCAGCCGCTTGATCGGGTGCCACGCCCCCGACGCCGAGCCCGGAGTCGACGCCGCTGACTGGCTGAGTGTCACGCGCTTCGCCGAGGTCTCGAGCGACGACAATCCGCTCTACACCGACGTGCGATACGGAGCCGCCTCGCCGCATCGCACCATGCTGGCGCCGCCGGCCTTCGTCCTGGCGCTTCGATCACCCTGTTCGACCGGGGCACTCGACCTGATCCCGAACGAACTCGTCAGCCGCGTCGATACCTTGGAGGTGACCTGGTACGACACCATCCGCCTCGGCGACCGTCTGGCCGGCCGGGTCCGGGTGGACGGGGTCGGTCACCGGGCGGAGCCGGGAACGGCGGACCAGGTTCGGATCACCTCGACGGCCGAGTACGAGCGGGACGGGGTGCGCTTCGCACTGGGACGCGCCGAGGTGTCGATCAGTGCACTCCCGACGCACGACGTCCGGCCGATCCACCGCTACGGTCAGCCGGAGATCGACCGGATGAGCCGGGAGCTCGACGATGAGGCGGATCCGCGAGGACCACGACCCCGTCACTGGGGAGACGTGCGGATCGGCGACGCGCTGCCGTCCGTGCTGCGCGGCCCGTTGACCATCTCCGACCTCGAAGCCTGGGTGATCGCCGCCGGCCGGCCGGTGCGTGCGGGCAATCTTCAGCAACGGTGGCTGGCCGAGCGCGACGGACGCCGCCGGGCGCACCCGCTCACCGGCTGGCCGGCGTGGGACCGCGCTGAGGCCGCGCTGGATTCCGCCGTCACCGAACCCGCCGGCCCGGCGGCTCCGGCCGAGCTCCTGTTCACCCTCGCCTGCCAGCTCGTCACCAGTTGGATGGGCGACGACGGATTCCTGCGAAGCCTCAGCCTGCGCGTCGGTGAACCGTTTCGATACGGGGACGCCGTACGGCTGAGCGGCTCGGTCAGGGATCTGTACCGGCTCACCGGGGCGGACGGGCGGGGATATCACGCCGCCGCGGTCCGGATGACCGGCGTGAATCAGCTCACCCAGACCGTGTTCGAGGCGGACGCCGTGACGCTGCTCCCGCAGCCCGGCCGGCCGGTTCACCTCCCCGTTCCGGCCGTGCTCCACTGCGACGTCACTCAGGAGCGCTGATGCAGACCTTCGATGAGGCCGTGGCCGAGTTCGTCAAGCAGAGCGAGGAACTCCTGCATCAGGAGAGTCCCGAGGACCGTCCCGCCCCCGCGCCCGCTCCGCTCGATCCGAGCGCGGTGCCGGTGCCGAGCCTGCTCCAGCTCACCGAGCCGCTGATTCGCCGATATGCCGGTGCGATGGGCGAGGACAATCCCCTCTACGTCGACCCCGCCTACGGCGAGCGATCCTGGCTGGGCAGCCAGATCTGTCCCGGCACCATCCTCATCCACGTCCGTTACCCGGGTGACCACGGCGCGCAGCGTCCGCGGGGATACCCGGTGGCGAACTTCCTGTCCGGGGTGGCGTGGGAGTTCTACGACGTCCTCCGCCCCGGCATGCGGTTCGGATCCTCCAAGGTGCCCCGGGAGCTGACCGTCAGTCGCGGGCGCCTGGCACCGGCGATCTCCCACCACTCCGAGACGTTCTACTGGGACAACTCGCGGGCGCTGGTGGCGAAGGCCTACGGCCGGCTGCTCCACCTGCCCGTCCCGGAGATGGGGGACAGCCGGATGATCCCCGTGGAACGGCTCGGTGAGCGCCTGTTCTACGACCGGCGTCCACACGCGTACACCGCCGAGCAGATCGAGCGCCTCCAGGCCTTGGCGGGCGGCGAACGGCGTCGTGGCGGCTCGCCGCTGACCTGGGAGGAGATTCAGGTCGGGGACAGGCTGCCGGCGATCGTTCAGCCGCCGTACACGATGTGGGACGAACTGCCCTACCAGGCGATGGATCACGGCCTGGACGCCGCGTTCGACGGGTCACGACTGGTGCGGGCGTTCCGCCCGGGCTATCTGCGCGCGCGACGCAACCCGGACTTCGCCCGCGTCCACCCGGTGACCGGCTGGCCGTACACGCCGTACGACGAGCACGAGGACCGCTTTCTCTCGCCGTACCGATGTGAACCGCTGCCGTTCGAGTTCGGCATCCAGCGCGCGCAGATCCCACTCCGGCTGCTGACCAACTGGGCCGGGGATCACGGTTTCGTGCACCGCATGTACACCTCCATGCGCAAGCCGGTCTTCTACGGCGACGCGGTCGTCTTCACCGGCACGGTGGTGCGGAAGTACCTCGCCGAACGTACGGACGGCGTCTCCCGATCAGTGCGGTACCCGGCCGCGGCCGTCGAGATCGTCGGAACCAACCAGCGCGACGAGGTTCATTGCCTGGGATATGCGACGGTTCTGCTGCCCTCCGAGGTCCATGGGCCACTGACGCTGCCCGTACCACATCCGGACCGGCCCGCGTACGTGCCGTTCGACGAGCACCGGCGCGCCGACTGGTTCTGACCGGCGGGGAGAGGAGACGGGATGGCAACCTCGAGTGCACTCGCCATCGCCGGCGGGCAGCCGGTGATCGCCGAAGACGTCCACGTGGCGTGGCCCGACATGGATGAGGCGGACCAGCGGGCGGTCGAGCAGGTCCTGCGCGGCCGGGTGATGGCCGGTCCGCACGCGCCGCAGCTGCGGGCGCTGGAGGAGGAGTACGCGGAGTTCGTGGGGGTTCGGCACTGCGTCGCCACGAGCAGCGGCACGGCGTCGCTGCACGCGTCGCTGGCCGCGGTGGGTGTCGGGCCCGGCGACGAGGTGATCATTCCGGCGTACACGTTCTCCGCCTCCGCCTTCGCCGCCATGCACCAGGGCGCCACACCGGTGTTCTGCGACGTCGACCCGCTGACGTACAACCTGGACCCGAACCTGATCGAGCCGCTGATCGGCCCGCGTACGCGGGCGATCATGGCGGTGCACATCCATGGTCAGCCCGCGGACATGGATGAGATCAACGCCGTCGCGGCCCGGCACGGGGTGCCCGTGGTGGAGGACAACTCACAGGCGCACGGTGTGCGCTACCGCGGCCGGATGACCGGCTCGCTCGGCCAGGCGGCCGGCGCGAGCATCAACTGGTCGAAGAATCTCGGTGTCGGCGAGGGCGGATTGTTCACCACCGATGACGACGAGGGGGCACTGGTGGCGCGGCGGCTGGTCCTCTACGGCGAGGACGTGCCCGCGGGAGCGCCACGGCCGTACTGGTCACACGGTGTCGGATACAACTTCCGCGGTCAGGAGATGGTCTGCGCCGTCGGGCGCACCAGGCTGCGCCGGCTGCCGGAGCACAATGCCCGCGCGCAGGCCAATGCCGCCCGGCTGACCGCGGGGCTGACCGGGATCAAAGGACTGCGACTGCCGTACGTGGCACCGGACCGGGAGAGTTCCTACTGGCGCTACCAGCTTCAGGTCTGCCCGGAGGACATCGGGTTCGACGGCGACCCGCGTGACCTCCGGGACCGGATCATGCGAGGGCTCACCGCCGAGGGACTGGAGGTTCTCGTCTGGCAGCCGCAGCCCGTCCCGGCCCAGCCGGCTTTCCGCCGCAGGGCCCAGGTCTGGCAGCCACGAACCGACGCGGAGCGCCTCCGGCCGTGGGATCCGGCGCGGTTCCCGGTCGCGTCCCGCCTGTGCGACGTCAGCCTGAGTCTCGGCACCTGGCTGCGCCCGCTGGCGGTGCAGGAGCCGTCGCTGATGGACAGGTACGTCGAGGCGGTCGAGAAGGTGATGGCCGATCTGGACACCCTGCTGTCGATACCGATCGATCCCTATCCGCGGATGACCGACACCGACCGCCGATGACGGCGCGGCGACGAGGAGGGAGACGGCGATGAGCCATCGTGCGGAGGGAAAGGTCGCTCTCGTCACCGGGGCGGCACGGGGGCTGGGGCGCGACCACGCGGTCCGGCTCGCCGAGGAGGGTGCCGACCTCATCGTGGTGGACATCTGCCGGCGGGTCGAGTCCGTGCCGTACGGGATGCCGGCGGCGACCGATCTCAGTGAGACGGCCGGCCTGGTCCGGGCGCTGGGCCGGCGGGTGGTCGTCGCCGAGGCGGACGTCCGTGACCCGGCCGCGATGGGCGAGGCGGCCCGCCGCGGTGTGGAGGAACTGGGCCGGCTGGATGTCGTGCTGGCGAACGCGGGCATCATCTCCTACGGCCCGGCCATGGAACTGACGGAAGCCCAATGGTCGGATGTGCTCGACACCAACCTGACCGGCGCCTGGCACACCGTCAGGGCCTGCGTCCCGCATCTGATCGCCGGTGACCGTGGCGGTTCGATCGTGCTGACCAGCTCGACCGCCGGGCTCAAGGGCACCGCGAACATCGCCCACTACGCCGCCGCCAAACACGGCCTGGTGGGGCTCATGCGAACGCTGGCACTGGAACTCGCCCCGCACCGTATCCGGGTCAACGCGGTGCATCCCACCACCGCCAACACACCGATGGTGCACAACCCGGCGAACATGCGGATGTTCCTGCCGGACCGCGAGGCTCCGACGGCCGAGGAGTACGTAGCGGCCATGACCGCGCAGAACGTTCTGCCGGTGCCATGGGTCGAGCCGCGGGACGTGTCCAACGCCGTGCTCTTCCTCGCCTCGGACGAGGCCCGTTACATCACCGGTGTCTCGCTTCCGGTCGACGCCGGCTGGCTGCTCCGGTGACGCCCGCCGTTCCCCCGTCCCCCGTGGAGATCCCATGCTGAGTCTGCACCACGTTGCCATCACCGTCGCCGACCTGGACGCCGCGATCGACTGGTACACCCGCGTCCTTGGTCTGCGGATATCCCGCCTGGAGGCGGAGACCGACGTGAGCGACGCCGCGATCAACCTGCACGGCGAACGCGTCCGCCTGCGCGGCGCCGAGCTGACCGTCGACGGTGCGGGCGGCCCGTTCGTGGAACTGCACCAGTTCATCACTCCGACGGGTGAGGGCGCCCGACGGGTCTGCGACACGGGCATCAGCCACTTCGCGTTCTACACCGACGACATCCACGCGGAGTACGACCGGTTGCGCGAACTCGGCGTCACCTTCAGCACGCCGCCGCAGTACATCGCGGACGGCGGCCTCGCCGGCGACTGGTGGGTCTACTTCACCGACCCCTGGGGCAATCAGCTTCAGCTGGTCTCCCAGCCGGCCACAGGACGGGTGGGATGACGACGGGGCCGTACGTTCCGGTGGTCGGCGAGGGTGAGGTGTCGCTGGTCTGCTTCCCGTGGGCCGGTGCGGGTGCACGTCCGTTCCGCCTCTGGCGGCCGGTCCTGCCCGACGGACTCGCGATGTCGGTCGCCCGGCTGGGCGGCCGCGAGGATCGGGTCGCCGACGCCCCGCCGACCGAGTGGAGCGCCGTGGTGTCCGAGCTGGTCGACGCGTTGGACGTCACCGGGCCTTTCGTGTTCTTCGGGCACTGCCTGGGCGCACTGCTCGCCTACGAGGTCGTGCTGGAGCGCCGCCGCCGCGGCTTGGCCCTCCCGGCCGCTCTCTTGGTGGTGGGCGACGCACCGTCGATCTCCGGTGGGCCGCCGGTTACCGACGTGGCCGCCGCGGCGCGCGCGAGCGGAGCGATGGATTCCCGGATACTCGACAACGCCGACGTGTTCGCGCTGTTCGAGCCGGTGCTCCGGGCGGATTTCCACCTGGCCACGACGTATCGGCGTGGCGACGACCCGGCGTTGCCGATGCCGATCGACGCGTTCGTCGCCTCCGCACGGCCCGAGGAGCGCGCCGGCCTCGACGGCTGGGCCGCGGAGACCGCCGAGCGATTCCGGGTGATCATGATCGAGAGCGAGTCGCTGTACCCGAGCGGGGCCTGGACGTCCTTCGGAGCAGCGGTGGCCGCGTCCGCGACGGCCGCGCTCACCCGTGCGGATCGGTCAGGACTATGAGCCCGGCGGCGCAACGGATAGCTCTCTTCGACAACCGCCTTTCCTTCCGCGCCGAATGGCCACGGCTGGCGGACGCGATCGGCGGCGTCTTCGAGTCGGACAAGTTCTCCCACGGCCCGGTGACGCGGCGCTTCGAGACGGAGATGGCGCGGCATGCCGGCGCGGCGTTCGCGATCGGCGTGAACAGCGGCACGGACGCCCTGCGAATCGTTCTGCGGGCCTGCGGAGTGGCCCGGGGCGACGAGGTGATCCTGCCTGCTTTCGCCCCGGCCGCGACCGCTGCCGCGGTGTGGCTGATCGGCGCCCGGCCGATCTTCGTGGACGTCCATCCCGATTCGCTCACGCCCACGCCGGAGGCGGTCCGGGCCGCCGCCACCGACCGGACCCGGGCTGTCGTCTTCTCCGGCGGAGCGGCCCGCCCGGCCGAGGCGACGGCGGTACGGGCGGAGGCCGACCGGGCCGGTCTGGCCTTCGCCGAGGACGGCGCCGACGGCATCGCCGCGGCGGACGCGCCCGCGATCCCGATGAACCGGGCCCTGCCGCTGTCCGCCGGCGCCGTCCTGGGCGGCCTGGGCGACGCGGGAGTGATCCTGACCGACGACGCGGCCGTGGCGGACCGCTGCCGGCTCATCCGGCACCACGGTCGGGCCGGCGAGTGCGCCGGCCGGGTGAGTGAGCCGACCGCCGCGCTGGTGTCCGGCCTCAACAGCAAGATGGACGACATCCAGGCGGCCGTGCTGTTGGCGCGGCTGCCCGGCCACACCGAGGTGACCGCGCGCCGGGCCGAACTCGCGGCACGCTATTCCGTACGGCTGGCGCGGGTGGGCCCGGTACGCCCCCTGGCCGCCAGCGCGACCGGCCGGTACGTCGTCGAGACGCCGGAACGGGACGGGCTGGCCGGCTTTCTCGCCGAGCGCGGGATCGAGACACGGAAGCCGGTCCCCGTTCCCCTGCACCTGCTCGACTGTTTCGCCGGGCTGGGCGGCCGGCCGGGCGAGCACCCGGTGAGTGAATCCGCTGCCACGGCCACGCTCGAACTACCGCTGTACCCGGATCTGGGAACCTCCGGTGTCGACCTCGTCTGCTCGGCCGTCGCCGCCTTCTTCCGGGAGGGGATCCGATGAGTGCGACGTTGCCGTTCTTTCCCCCGGCCGTCTTCGATCGCCATCGGGAGATGACGCTGCGGGCGATCTTCGACGTCGGGACAGGGCCGGACCAGCGCTTCTTCGGCGGCGACGCGGTGGCGGAACTGGAGCGGCGGATCGCCGCCGCCGCGGGAGTGAGGCACGCCGTCGCCTGCGCGAACGCGACCGGCGGTCTGGCCCTGGTGCTCGACGCCTGGGGGATCACGGCCGGCGACGAGGTGATCGTGCCGGCGTACGGTTGTCAGCCGGTCGTGGACACCGTGGTCGAACAGGGTGCGACGCCGGTTTTCGCGGACGTGGATCCACGAACCTTCACCATCGACCCGGCCGCCGTCGCCGCTGCCGTCACCCCCCGCACGGCGGCGATCCTGCCGGCGCATGTGTTCGCCACGATGGCGGACATGCCGGCGCTGGTGGACCTCGCCCGCCGGCACGGCCTGCGTGTCCTCGAGGACGCGGCGGTGGCCCAAGGGGCTACGCTGGCCGGCCGGGCCGCGGGCGCGTGGGGTGACGCCGGAGTTTACTCGTTCTCACAGTTCAAGCCGTTCGGTGCGATCGGTGAAGGCGGCATCGTGCTGACCGACGACGAGCCGACCGCGATCCGCTGCCGGCGGCTGCGGCGGGCAGGGACTGACGACGATACCGGCGACGGCGCCGTCGGCCGGCACAGCCGGATGGACGAGGTCCTGGCGCGCTTCCTGTCGTTGCGGTGGGCCGAGTTGGACCGTCGCCTGAGCCGGAAGCGTGAGATCGCGGCGTTCTATCAGCATCGGCTGCGGCCGGTCGCCGAAGCGGGCGTGGTCACCCTGCCGCTCATTCCCGATTCGGAGCCGTGGTGTCACGTGTACGCCATCATGACCGACCGGCGCGACGAGTTGCGGGCGCACCTCGCGGCACGCGGTATCGGCAGCCATATCTACTACCCCGTGACTCTGCCGATGCAGCCGGCGTTCGCGGCCTATGCCTCCGGGATGACGTTTCCGCATGCCGAGGCGGTGGCGCGCGACAATCTCGCGTTGCCGGTGTGGCCGGAACTGTCGGAAAATGATTTGGCGTATATCTCGGATTCGATCATCGAGTTCTTCGGCCGCCACACCGCTTAAGTCGGAGTAACTATGTGGTTGCTGTCCGTCCACATTGACGCTAGCCTCTATGAGGATCATGTGAGTGGCCGGGATCGGCGCGGGCGATTCGGATTCATGGCGCGTTTATGGCGTTGTTCTGGCGTGGCATTCTCGTGGTCTTCTTCGTAATTCTGGTTTATTTGCCTCGATGGCGCCGGGTCGTCGAGGTGGGACAATCGGAAGGATGTAACGATGGATCTCGACACCGTCGGCAAAACGAGGTGGAATGACACCTACGTCATCTCCGAGAACCCCAATCTCTGGGGCGACCCGCCGGTGCCTTTCGTGCACACCGCCGCCGACATCTTCGCCGCGGACAATGCCCACGTCGTGTTGGACCTGCCGGTCGGTGACGGGCGCAACGTTCTTCCGCTGGCCGCCCGGTTCCCGGCCGTGGTCGGCGGGGACGCGTCGGACAACGGTCTCGCCCTCTGCGCCAACCGGTTGAAGCAGGCGGGCGTCGGCAACGTGCTCCTGCAGAAGACCGACATCTTCGGGACCAGCTTCCTGGACGACTCGTTCGACGGCATCTTCTGCTGCGAGGTGCTCGGTCACCTGCAGAACCCGGTCGACGCCCTGCGGGAACTGCTGCGGATCGTGCGACCCGGCCGGCAGGTGGTCACCAACCTCTTCGCCGACGACGAGCCGATCCGTACCGATCCGGCCATGGCCGAGATCGCGCCCGGCGACTACCAGTTCCTCGAACGGATCTTCTTCCGCTTCTACGACGAGGCCGCGGCCCGTGAGGTGGCCGCGAAGGTCGCGGATCTCGCGGAACTGGTGTCGATCGACCACATCGATTGGATCGACCCGCCGCACGAGGGTTACCGCAATTACGAGCACGGTCACGCGAGCTGGCTGCTGGTGCTCCGCAAGCACGGCTGACCGATCCGCGGACGGCGCCGGGCGGCACACTCCCCATGGGTGTGCCGCCCGCGCGGCGACGGAGGGCTCGCGGCGGCCGGGCCGCTACTGCGCCGTCCAGCCGCCGTCGACCGGCAGCACCGTACCGGTCACATAGGACGCCTGGTCCGAGGCGAGCCAGAGCGCGGCCTGCGCCACCTCCTCCGGCCGGGCCAATCGGCCCAACGGTATGTTGCGCCGGTAGAACTCGTCGGCGCCCGGGCCGCGCCGGCGCCGTGCCTCCTGAAGCATCGGGGTGTCGATCGGCCCGGCGCAGACGGCGTTCACCCTGATGCCGCGGGTGGCGTACTCGATCGCCGCGACCCTCGTCAGCCCTACGACACCGTGCTTGGCCGCGGTGTACGGTGCGGCCTGGAAGTATCCGATCAGACCGGCGATCGAGGACATGTTCACGATGACGCCGCCGCCGGCGCCGGTCATGTGCCGCAGTTGATGTTTCATGCACAGCCAGACGCCTTTG
It encodes:
- a CDS encoding iron-containing alcohol dehydrogenase; translated protein: MSQFGSPVRGPDGVHLRRGAEYEWCVRHRGEGMQYTIHERPGLLRRGDIAALSPRQHLIVDSGAEKYGRALAQELTDAGVHNWLYVVDGGEGCKSTDELHRLADAVQANAKRRDLVVVVGGGAVADLGRCVAAWVWKGMPLAIIPTTPTAYVDASIGVKGALNRGRKKNSVGVYFAPLYVGLDLALIQGCSADTLRAGLMEIMKMAVIDGGALWENLERSAQEMLETGFQSASSLTVTRLSITSMLRHLQPNLREHQLNRQVDLGHLLATPLEMQGLLPHGIAVGIDIALMAEYSTVLSLLPPSERDRIHAVIRSVGSPVCHELIQPDLVIDAMDAVSRQRGGVLNLPVPERIGKVRVHQRVEVAAVREAITRLHARRRADEVPRNAANPATH
- a CDS encoding condensation domain-containing protein; this translates as MDGELDLARLADAWDLLQRRHPVLGSSFDLANDHWHIEEPVRTALTLSRLPASSRTPQHATDELATVLRAPFDLTRGPLARLHAIPVDDSTTLLGMAADHIACDAWSAHILIVELWSLYRDPHVTLPPIRVTFPDLVEQENAWLETPAGVETVEQRIAMLKPIGPQPPAPIPGQRFSGANYARVHRHRFTVDADTFARLQGTGMLRGLTPSVLAHAALAGALHELTGAEDVGTTLAVANRPSRSLHRTQGWLADNVVVATHADDVRRPAFIAGFGEAFATALDFSQVSLGVLINRMAPEQFGRPSPHPTAAFNPGATLEQRFPAEPVPGLTMTELPMSDGWGYRTVVVHGAESDAGLQVRISVKDRWFEAGAATALGERMRELLETWATAR
- a CDS encoding phosphopantetheine-binding protein, whose product is MPHPELSARIAALRAVWAETLALVPDDIADTDDFFELGGDSLLALEAATESRRAGLEMPASGVLRRPVLADLAAAVIDPALFALPSGADSAVTTERS
- a CDS encoding acyl carrier protein, giving the protein MVPPNPGNPGPDRNEAEFERRLADAFRTGLDLPSGIDVTTLAFGQHRNWDSLGHMSLIVALEQEFGIRLVDDGVLDIDTYATAASAVRSELHRSA
- a CDS encoding FAS1-like dehydratase domain-containing protein, giving the protein MQRPSRGRGVSMQDDGSQLTATMPPRGDIAMVATRSSRLIGCHAPDAEPGVDAADWLSVTRFAEVSSDDNPLYTDVRYGAASPHRTMLAPPAFVLALRSPCSTGALDLIPNELVSRVDTLEVTWYDTIRLGDRLAGRVRVDGVGHRAEPGTADQVRITSTAEYERDGVRFALGRAEVSISALPTHDVRPIHRYGQPEIDRMSRELDDEADPRGPRPRHWGDVRIGDALPSVLRGPLTISDLEAWVIAAGRPVRAGNLQQRWLAERDGRRRAHPLTGWPAWDRAEAALDSAVTEPAGPAAPAELLFTLACQLVTSWMGDDGFLRSLSLRVGEPFRYGDAVRLSGSVRDLYRLTGADGRGYHAAAVRMTGVNQLTQTVFEADAVTLLPQPGRPVHLPVPAVLHCDVTQER
- a CDS encoding DegT/DnrJ/EryC1/StrS family aminotransferase, whose protein sequence is MATSSALAIAGGQPVIAEDVHVAWPDMDEADQRAVEQVLRGRVMAGPHAPQLRALEEEYAEFVGVRHCVATSSGTASLHASLAAVGVGPGDEVIIPAYTFSASAFAAMHQGATPVFCDVDPLTYNLDPNLIEPLIGPRTRAIMAVHIHGQPADMDEINAVAARHGVPVVEDNSQAHGVRYRGRMTGSLGQAAGASINWSKNLGVGEGGLFTTDDDEGALVARRLVLYGEDVPAGAPRPYWSHGVGYNFRGQEMVCAVGRTRLRRLPEHNARAQANAARLTAGLTGIKGLRLPYVAPDRESSYWRYQLQVCPEDIGFDGDPRDLRDRIMRGLTAEGLEVLVWQPQPVPAQPAFRRRAQVWQPRTDAERLRPWDPARFPVASRLCDVSLSLGTWLRPLAVQEPSLMDRYVEAVEKVMADLDTLLSIPIDPYPRMTDTDRR